One part of the Cyprinus carpio isolate SPL01 chromosome A25, ASM1834038v1, whole genome shotgun sequence genome encodes these proteins:
- the LOC122135633 gene encoding NLR family CARD domain-containing protein 3-like: protein MINKFGCLFEGNKLQENETLLNRIFTQLYIIEGVREGVNEEHEVLQMEKSSRTQNNPIDCNDIFKSLSKPGYEEKDKIKTVLTKGIAGIGKTVSVQKFILDWAKEEANQDVDFMFVFPFRELNLIQDHQYSLHRLLLDFHPELQDLDSKIYEECKVVFILDGLDESRRTLFSDDEKVCDVNESSSVSLLMSNLIEGDLLPSALIWITSRPAAANQIPSKYINRVTEIQGFDEPQKEEYFKKRISDEHQASRIISHIRRARSLHIMCHIPVFCWISSTVIEKLLKEDLSAEIPQTFTEMYIHFLLIQMNMRNQKYKERDPEKLLKSNREVIVKLAEVAFKQLMKGNVMLYEEDLRESGLDITDCGICTEIFKEVSVIHQRKVYCFIHLSVQEFLAAFYVFYCYLSSTMEALKTFDSMHNLHKCAVDKALESKNGHLDQFLQFLLGISLESNQRLLQDLLTHTENSSESIRRTTQYIKEKIKDGRGFSTERSINLFLCLLEVQDQTLSREIQEFVKSDKHRVKKLSPSHCSTIAYMLQISEEVLDELDLKTYNTSDEGRRKLIPAVINCRKALLADCNLTAQDCETVSSALQSSNSVLRELDLSKNDLQDSGVKLLSDGLKSSNCQLKILRLSGCMVTEEGCHYLSSALNSNPSHLRELDLSYHHPEQAGVQLLSDKLKDPNCSLKILKYVGYKFKNS, encoded by the exons atgatAAACAAGTTTGGTTGCTTATTTGAGGGAAACAAACTGCAAGAGAATGAAACCCTCTTGAACAGGATCTTtacacagctctacatcatagaaGGAGTgagagaaggagtgaatgaagaacatgaggttttacagatggagaaatcATCCAGAACACAAAACAATCCAATAGATTGTAATGACATCTTTAAATCCTTATCTAAACCAGGATATGAGGAGAAAGACAaaatcaagactgttcttactaaaggcatcgctggaattggaaaaactgtctctgtgcagaagttcattctagACTGGGCCAAGGAagaagccaatcaggatgtagattttatgtttgtgtttccatttcgagagctgaacttgattcaagatcatcagtacagtcttcacagacttctgctggactttcaccctgaacttcaagatctggactcaaagatttatgaggagtgtaaagttgtgttcattcttgatggtctggatgaaagcagaaggACACTGTTTTCAGATGATGAGAAGGTTTGTGATGTGAATGAGTCTTCATCAGTGAGTTTGTTGATGTCAAACCTCATAGAAGGagatctgcttccctctgctctcatctggatcacttccagaccagcagcagccaatcagatcccctccaaatacatcaaccgtgtgacagaaattcagggatttGATGAGCCTCAGAAGGAAGAATATTTCAagaagagaatcagtgatgagcatcaagccagcagaatcatctcacacatcagaagagcaagaagcctccacatcatgtgccacatccccgtcttctgctggatctcatccactgtgatTGAGAAGCTCCTGaaagaagatctgagtgcagaaatccctcaaacttttactgaaatgtacatccacttcctgctgattcagatgaaCATGAGGAATCAGAAGTATAAAGAaagagatccagagaaactcctgaagtccaacagagaagtgattgtgaaacttgctgaagtggctttcaagcagctgatgaagggcaatgtgatgttgtatgaggaggacctgagagAGAGCGGCTTAGACATTACTGATTGTGGTATTTGTACTGAGATCTTTAAGGAAGtatctgtgattcatcagagaaAAGTCTACTGCTTCATTCATCTGAGTGTTCAGGAGTTTCTCGCTGCTTTCTATGTGTTTTACTGCTATTTAAGCAGCACCATGGAAGCCCTTAAGACTTTTGATTCAATGCACAATTTGCATAAATGTGCAGTAGATAAAGCATTAGAAAGTAAAAATGGACACCTGGATCAGTTCCTGCAGTTCCTGCTGGgcatctcactggagtccaatcagagactcttacaggatctactgacacacacagagaacagctcagagagcatcaggagaaccacacagtacattaaagagaagatcaaagATGGACGTGGATTCTCCACTgaaagatccatcaatctgttcctctgtctgctggaagtacaagatcagactctgtccagagagattcaggagtttgtAAAATCAGACAAACACAGAGTGAAGAAACTCTCTCCATCTCACTGCTCAACAATTGCCTACATGCTTCAGATATCAGAGGAGGTGCTGGATGAGCTGGATCTCAAGACATACAACACATCAGATGAGGGCAGAAGAAaactgataccagctgtgatcaactgcagaaaagctct TCTTGCTgactgtaatctcactgctcaggaTTGTGAAACTGTGTCATCAGCTTtacaatcctcaaactctgtcctgagagagctggacctgagtaaaaatgacctgcaggattcaggagtaaAGCTactctctgatggactgaagagttcaAACTGTCAGCTGAAGATATTGAG gttgtctggctgtatggtgacagaggaaggctgtcattatctgtcttcagctctgaattcaaacccctcacacctgagagagctggatctgagctaccaTCACCCAGAACAAGCAGGAGTCCAGCTGCTTTCTGACAAACTGAAGGATCCAAACTGCTCACTGAAAATACTCAAGTATGTGGGGTACAAGTTTAAAAACTCTTAA